A single Dermacentor albipictus isolate Rhodes 1998 colony chromosome 3, USDA_Dalb.pri_finalv2, whole genome shotgun sequence DNA region contains:
- the Ythdf gene encoding YTH domain-containing family protein 3 isoform X6, giving the protein MQRMKSQGNPAVSNGPKDMVKDEEFDSWRNQNQQPQPAAQQQTTYQPHLSTSNLGEPYIPSYYASMSFPYLNQGLGDGAWSNGGDPVGFFGSYGGQMGAGGEQPPQHYVDGGAGMFSQNSFAGYGQGFGFFPGSGGDYSTWGTAASSGQPAAAAAAASKGYPEEYYRGDYDQTGMDRGLKHLEQGLRSLALGGDKDFAGSKEPYGKDPKKLGGSDKKLSWASVASQPAKPKAVKSKSPLLPAAAPSKHPMDIGTWEGKNGAKPRGSAVPWASQAPPPPENSYTHPVLEKLRHENNYNPKDFDLEPKGARFFIIKSYSEDDIHRSIKYSIWCSTEHGNKRLDAAYRDAQGPVLLFFSVNGSGHFCGMAEMVSPVDYTASSSVWAQDKWKGQFRVRWVYVKDVPNSQLRHIRLENNENKPVTNSRDTQEVPPEKGRQVLKILHGFRHTTSIFDDFLHYEKRQEEDEQREFPSVPAGGPAEPGLLPNLDHLKAAEVMKENKQMPMPTSNHHMQSRYHHQQAW; this is encoded by the exons ATGCAACGCATGAAAAGCCAAGGAAATCCAG CAGTGAGCAACGGCCCAAAGGACATGGTCAAGGATGAAGAGTTTGACTCATGGCGCAACCAGAACCAGCAGCCCCAGCCAGCTGCGCAGCAGCAGACAACTTACCAGCCCCACCTGTCGACATCGAACCTGGGCGAGCCGTACATCCCCAGCTACTATGCGTCCATGTCATTTCCTTACTTGAACCAGGGCCTTGGTGATGGCGCTTGGAGCAATGGTGGTGACCCTGTTGGTTTCTTCGGCTCCTATGGGGGTCAGATGGGCGCGGGTGGCGAACAACCACCGCAGCATTATGTTGACGGTGGTGCTGGAATGTTCAGTCAGAACAGCTTTGCGGGATACGGCCAGGGCTTTGGCTTCTTCCCAGGCAGTGGTGGCGACTACTCGACATGGGGAACAGCAGCGAGTTCTGGGCAgccggcggcagcggcggcggccgcaAGCAAGGGTTACCCCGAGGAGTACTATCGTGGCGACTACGACCAGACGGGAATGGACCGAGGGCTTAAGCACCTTGAGCAGGGCTTGAGGTCTTTGGCATTGGGTGGTGACAAGGACTTTGCTGGATCCAAGGAGCCGTATGGCAAGGACCCGAAAAAACTGGGGGGTAGTGACAAGAAGTTGTCGTGGGCCTCCGTAGCAAGTCAGCCGGCCAAACCAAAGGCAGTGAAAAGTAAGAGCCCCCTGCTGCCTGCAGCTGCGCCCAGCAAGCACCCAATGGACATTGGCACTTGGGAGGGGAAGAATGGTGCCAAGCCACGGGGCAGTGCTGTGCCGTGGGCGAGCCAGGCGCCGCCGCCTCCAGAGAACAGCTACACGCACCCTGTGCTGGAAAAGCTGCGACATGAGAACAACTACAACCCCAAGGACTTTGATCTGGAGCCGAAAGGGGCGCGCTTCTTCATCATCAAGAGCTACTCGGAGGATGATATCCACCGATCCATCAAGTACTCCATCTGGTGCTCAACAGAGCATGGTAACAAGCGGCTGGATGCTGCTTACCGCGACGCGCAAGGCCCTGTGCTGCTCTTCTTTAGCGTCAATGGGTCAGGCCACTTTTGTGGCATGGCCGAGATGGTGTCGCCTGTGGACTACACGGCCTCTTCGTCAGTATGGGCGCAGGACAAGTGGAAGGGGCAGTTTCGTGTGCGCTGGGTGTACGTCAAGGACGTGCCCAACTCTCAGCTTCGGCACATACGGCTTGAAAACAACGAGAACAAGCCTGTGACCAACTCGCGGGACACCCAGGAGGTGCCTCCAGAAAAGGGCCGCCAGGTGCTCAAAATACTGCACGGCTTTCGGCACACCACGTCCATCTTTGATGATTTCCTCCATTACGAAAAGCGTCAGGAAGAGGACGAACAGCGAGAGTTTCCCTCGGTTCCTGCAGGTGGACCAG CAGAGCCAGGATTGCTACCCAATCTTGACCACTTAAAAGCTGCAGAAGTAATGAAGGAAAACAAG CAGATGCCCATGCCAACAAGCAACCACCACATGCAGTCGAGGTACCACCACCAGCAGGCGTG GTGA
- the Ythdf gene encoding YTH domain-containing family protein 3 isoform X7, producing the protein MQRMKSQGNPVSNGPKDMVKDEEFDSWRNQNQQPQPAAQQQTTYQPHLSTSNLGEPYIPSYYASMSFPYLNQGLGDGAWSNGGDPVGFFGSYGGQMGAGGEQPPQHYVDGGAGMFSQNSFAGYGQGFGFFPGSGGDYSTWGTAASSGQPAAAAAAASKGYPEEYYRGDYDQTGMDRGLKHLEQGLRSLALGGDKDFAGSKEPYGKDPKKLGGSDKKLSWASVASQPAKPKAVKSKSPLLPAAAPSKHPMDIGTWEGKNGAKPRGSAVPWASQAPPPPENSYTHPVLEKLRHENNYNPKDFDLEPKGARFFIIKSYSEDDIHRSIKYSIWCSTEHGNKRLDAAYRDAQGPVLLFFSVNGSGHFCGMAEMVSPVDYTASSSVWAQDKWKGQFRVRWVYVKDVPNSQLRHIRLENNENKPVTNSRDTQEVPPEKGRQVLKILHGFRHTTSIFDDFLHYEKRQEEDEQREFPSVPAGGPAEPGLLPNLDHLKAAEVMKENKQMPMPTSNHHMQSRYHHQQAW; encoded by the exons ATGCAACGCATGAAAAGCCAAGGAAATCCAG TGAGCAACGGCCCAAAGGACATGGTCAAGGATGAAGAGTTTGACTCATGGCGCAACCAGAACCAGCAGCCCCAGCCAGCTGCGCAGCAGCAGACAACTTACCAGCCCCACCTGTCGACATCGAACCTGGGCGAGCCGTACATCCCCAGCTACTATGCGTCCATGTCATTTCCTTACTTGAACCAGGGCCTTGGTGATGGCGCTTGGAGCAATGGTGGTGACCCTGTTGGTTTCTTCGGCTCCTATGGGGGTCAGATGGGCGCGGGTGGCGAACAACCACCGCAGCATTATGTTGACGGTGGTGCTGGAATGTTCAGTCAGAACAGCTTTGCGGGATACGGCCAGGGCTTTGGCTTCTTCCCAGGCAGTGGTGGCGACTACTCGACATGGGGAACAGCAGCGAGTTCTGGGCAgccggcggcagcggcggcggccgcaAGCAAGGGTTACCCCGAGGAGTACTATCGTGGCGACTACGACCAGACGGGAATGGACCGAGGGCTTAAGCACCTTGAGCAGGGCTTGAGGTCTTTGGCATTGGGTGGTGACAAGGACTTTGCTGGATCCAAGGAGCCGTATGGCAAGGACCCGAAAAAACTGGGGGGTAGTGACAAGAAGTTGTCGTGGGCCTCCGTAGCAAGTCAGCCGGCCAAACCAAAGGCAGTGAAAAGTAAGAGCCCCCTGCTGCCTGCAGCTGCGCCCAGCAAGCACCCAATGGACATTGGCACTTGGGAGGGGAAGAATGGTGCCAAGCCACGGGGCAGTGCTGTGCCGTGGGCGAGCCAGGCGCCGCCGCCTCCAGAGAACAGCTACACGCACCCTGTGCTGGAAAAGCTGCGACATGAGAACAACTACAACCCCAAGGACTTTGATCTGGAGCCGAAAGGGGCGCGCTTCTTCATCATCAAGAGCTACTCGGAGGATGATATCCACCGATCCATCAAGTACTCCATCTGGTGCTCAACAGAGCATGGTAACAAGCGGCTGGATGCTGCTTACCGCGACGCGCAAGGCCCTGTGCTGCTCTTCTTTAGCGTCAATGGGTCAGGCCACTTTTGTGGCATGGCCGAGATGGTGTCGCCTGTGGACTACACGGCCTCTTCGTCAGTATGGGCGCAGGACAAGTGGAAGGGGCAGTTTCGTGTGCGCTGGGTGTACGTCAAGGACGTGCCCAACTCTCAGCTTCGGCACATACGGCTTGAAAACAACGAGAACAAGCCTGTGACCAACTCGCGGGACACCCAGGAGGTGCCTCCAGAAAAGGGCCGCCAGGTGCTCAAAATACTGCACGGCTTTCGGCACACCACGTCCATCTTTGATGATTTCCTCCATTACGAAAAGCGTCAGGAAGAGGACGAACAGCGAGAGTTTCCCTCGGTTCCTGCAGGTGGACCAG CAGAGCCAGGATTGCTACCCAATCTTGACCACTTAAAAGCTGCAGAAGTAATGAAGGAAAACAAG CAGATGCCCATGCCAACAAGCAACCACCACATGCAGTCGAGGTACCACCACCAGCAGGCGTG GTGA
- the Ythdf gene encoding YTH domain-containing family protein 3 isoform X3, which yields MASTCDAPRRRGVPVVRSVMTTAWQRVPRTLPQSLAVSNGPKDMVKDEEFDSWRNQNQQPQPAAQQQTTYQPHLSTSNLGEPYIPSYYASMSFPYLNQGLGDGAWSNGGDPVGFFGSYGGQMGAGGEQPPQHYVDGGAGMFSQNSFAGYGQGFGFFPGSGGDYSTWGTAASSGQPAAAAAAASKGYPEEYYRGDYDQTGMDRGLKHLEQGLRSLALGGDKDFAGSKEPYGKDPKKLGGSDKKLSWASVASQPAKPKAVKSKSPLLPAAAPSKHPMDIGTWEGKNGAKPRGSAVPWASQAPPPPENSYTHPVLEKLRHENNYNPKDFDLEPKGARFFIIKSYSEDDIHRSIKYSIWCSTEHGNKRLDAAYRDAQGPVLLFFSVNGSGHFCGMAEMVSPVDYTASSSVWAQDKWKGQFRVRWVYVKDVPNSQLRHIRLENNENKPVTNSRDTQEVPPEKGRQVLKILHGFRHTTSIFDDFLHYEKRQEEDEQREFPSVPAGGPAEPGLLPNLDHLKAAEVMKENKMPMPTSNHHMQSRYHHQQAW from the exons ATGGCGTCGACATGTGATGCACCACGGCGCCGAGGAGTGCCGGTCGTCCGGAGCGTTATGACAACAGCCTGGCAACGGGTACCGCGGACGTTGCCCCAAAGCCTAG CAGTGAGCAACGGCCCAAAGGACATGGTCAAGGATGAAGAGTTTGACTCATGGCGCAACCAGAACCAGCAGCCCCAGCCAGCTGCGCAGCAGCAGACAACTTACCAGCCCCACCTGTCGACATCGAACCTGGGCGAGCCGTACATCCCCAGCTACTATGCGTCCATGTCATTTCCTTACTTGAACCAGGGCCTTGGTGATGGCGCTTGGAGCAATGGTGGTGACCCTGTTGGTTTCTTCGGCTCCTATGGGGGTCAGATGGGCGCGGGTGGCGAACAACCACCGCAGCATTATGTTGACGGTGGTGCTGGAATGTTCAGTCAGAACAGCTTTGCGGGATACGGCCAGGGCTTTGGCTTCTTCCCAGGCAGTGGTGGCGACTACTCGACATGGGGAACAGCAGCGAGTTCTGGGCAgccggcggcagcggcggcggccgcaAGCAAGGGTTACCCCGAGGAGTACTATCGTGGCGACTACGACCAGACGGGAATGGACCGAGGGCTTAAGCACCTTGAGCAGGGCTTGAGGTCTTTGGCATTGGGTGGTGACAAGGACTTTGCTGGATCCAAGGAGCCGTATGGCAAGGACCCGAAAAAACTGGGGGGTAGTGACAAGAAGTTGTCGTGGGCCTCCGTAGCAAGTCAGCCGGCCAAACCAAAGGCAGTGAAAAGTAAGAGCCCCCTGCTGCCTGCAGCTGCGCCCAGCAAGCACCCAATGGACATTGGCACTTGGGAGGGGAAGAATGGTGCCAAGCCACGGGGCAGTGCTGTGCCGTGGGCGAGCCAGGCGCCGCCGCCTCCAGAGAACAGCTACACGCACCCTGTGCTGGAAAAGCTGCGACATGAGAACAACTACAACCCCAAGGACTTTGATCTGGAGCCGAAAGGGGCGCGCTTCTTCATCATCAAGAGCTACTCGGAGGATGATATCCACCGATCCATCAAGTACTCCATCTGGTGCTCAACAGAGCATGGTAACAAGCGGCTGGATGCTGCTTACCGCGACGCGCAAGGCCCTGTGCTGCTCTTCTTTAGCGTCAATGGGTCAGGCCACTTTTGTGGCATGGCCGAGATGGTGTCGCCTGTGGACTACACGGCCTCTTCGTCAGTATGGGCGCAGGACAAGTGGAAGGGGCAGTTTCGTGTGCGCTGGGTGTACGTCAAGGACGTGCCCAACTCTCAGCTTCGGCACATACGGCTTGAAAACAACGAGAACAAGCCTGTGACCAACTCGCGGGACACCCAGGAGGTGCCTCCAGAAAAGGGCCGCCAGGTGCTCAAAATACTGCACGGCTTTCGGCACACCACGTCCATCTTTGATGATTTCCTCCATTACGAAAAGCGTCAGGAAGAGGACGAACAGCGAGAGTTTCCCTCGGTTCCTGCAGGTGGACCAG CAGAGCCAGGATTGCTACCCAATCTTGACCACTTAAAAGCTGCAGAAGTAATGAAGGAAAACAAG ATGCCCATGCCAACAAGCAACCACCACATGCAGTCGAGGTACCACCACCAGCAGGCGTG GTGA
- the Ythdf gene encoding YTH domain-containing family protein 3 isoform X5, whose protein sequence is MASTCDAPRRRGVPVVRSVMTTAWQRVPRTLPQSLAVSNGPKDMVKDEEFDSWRNQNQQPQPAAQQQTTYQPHLSTSNLGEPYIPSYYASMSFPYLNQGLGDGAWSNGGDPVGFFGSYGGQMGAGGEQPPQHYVDGGAGMFSQNSFAGYGQGFGFFPGSGGDYSTWGTAASSGQPAAAAAAASKGYPEEYYRGDYDQTGMDRGLKHLEQGLRSLALGGDKDFAGSKEPYGKDPKKLGGSDKKLSWASVASQPAKPKAVKSKSPLLPAAAPSKHPMDIGTWEGKNGAKPRGSAVPWASQAPPPPENSYTHPVLEKLRHENNYNPKDFDLEPKGARFFIIKSYSEDDIHRSIKYSIWCSTEHGNKRLDAAYRDAQGPVLLFFSVNGSGHFCGMAEMVSPVDYTASSSVWAQDKWKGQFRVRWVYVKDVPNSQLRHIRLENNENKPVTNSRDTQEVPPEKGRQVLKILHGFRHTTSIFDDFLHYEKRQEEDEQREFPSVPAGGPEPGLLPNLDHLKAAEVMKENKMPMPTSNHHMQSRYHHQQAW, encoded by the exons ATGGCGTCGACATGTGATGCACCACGGCGCCGAGGAGTGCCGGTCGTCCGGAGCGTTATGACAACAGCCTGGCAACGGGTACCGCGGACGTTGCCCCAAAGCCTAG CAGTGAGCAACGGCCCAAAGGACATGGTCAAGGATGAAGAGTTTGACTCATGGCGCAACCAGAACCAGCAGCCCCAGCCAGCTGCGCAGCAGCAGACAACTTACCAGCCCCACCTGTCGACATCGAACCTGGGCGAGCCGTACATCCCCAGCTACTATGCGTCCATGTCATTTCCTTACTTGAACCAGGGCCTTGGTGATGGCGCTTGGAGCAATGGTGGTGACCCTGTTGGTTTCTTCGGCTCCTATGGGGGTCAGATGGGCGCGGGTGGCGAACAACCACCGCAGCATTATGTTGACGGTGGTGCTGGAATGTTCAGTCAGAACAGCTTTGCGGGATACGGCCAGGGCTTTGGCTTCTTCCCAGGCAGTGGTGGCGACTACTCGACATGGGGAACAGCAGCGAGTTCTGGGCAgccggcggcagcggcggcggccgcaAGCAAGGGTTACCCCGAGGAGTACTATCGTGGCGACTACGACCAGACGGGAATGGACCGAGGGCTTAAGCACCTTGAGCAGGGCTTGAGGTCTTTGGCATTGGGTGGTGACAAGGACTTTGCTGGATCCAAGGAGCCGTATGGCAAGGACCCGAAAAAACTGGGGGGTAGTGACAAGAAGTTGTCGTGGGCCTCCGTAGCAAGTCAGCCGGCCAAACCAAAGGCAGTGAAAAGTAAGAGCCCCCTGCTGCCTGCAGCTGCGCCCAGCAAGCACCCAATGGACATTGGCACTTGGGAGGGGAAGAATGGTGCCAAGCCACGGGGCAGTGCTGTGCCGTGGGCGAGCCAGGCGCCGCCGCCTCCAGAGAACAGCTACACGCACCCTGTGCTGGAAAAGCTGCGACATGAGAACAACTACAACCCCAAGGACTTTGATCTGGAGCCGAAAGGGGCGCGCTTCTTCATCATCAAGAGCTACTCGGAGGATGATATCCACCGATCCATCAAGTACTCCATCTGGTGCTCAACAGAGCATGGTAACAAGCGGCTGGATGCTGCTTACCGCGACGCGCAAGGCCCTGTGCTGCTCTTCTTTAGCGTCAATGGGTCAGGCCACTTTTGTGGCATGGCCGAGATGGTGTCGCCTGTGGACTACACGGCCTCTTCGTCAGTATGGGCGCAGGACAAGTGGAAGGGGCAGTTTCGTGTGCGCTGGGTGTACGTCAAGGACGTGCCCAACTCTCAGCTTCGGCACATACGGCTTGAAAACAACGAGAACAAGCCTGTGACCAACTCGCGGGACACCCAGGAGGTGCCTCCAGAAAAGGGCCGCCAGGTGCTCAAAATACTGCACGGCTTTCGGCACACCACGTCCATCTTTGATGATTTCCTCCATTACGAAAAGCGTCAGGAAGAGGACGAACAGCGAGAGTTTCCCTCGGTTCCTGCAGGTGGACCAG AGCCAGGATTGCTACCCAATCTTGACCACTTAAAAGCTGCAGAAGTAATGAAGGAAAACAAG ATGCCCATGCCAACAAGCAACCACCACATGCAGTCGAGGTACCACCACCAGCAGGCGTG GTGA
- the Ythdf gene encoding YTH domain-containing family protein 3 isoform X4, with amino-acid sequence MASTCDAPRRRGVPVVRSVMTTAWQRVPRTLPQSLAVSNGPKDMVKDEEFDSWRNQNQQPQPAAQQQTTYQPHLSTSNLGEPYIPSYYASMSFPYLNQGLGDGAWSNGGDPVGFFGSYGGQMGAGGEQPPQHYVDGGAGMFSQNSFAGYGQGFGFFPGSGGDYSTWGTAASSGQPAAAAAAASKGYPEEYYRGDYDQTGMDRGLKHLEQGLRSLALGGDKDFAGSKEPYGKDPKKLGGSDKKLSWASVASQPAKPKAVKSKSPLLPAAAPSKHPMDIGTWEGKNGAKPRGSAVPWASQAPPPPENSYTHPVLEKLRHENNYNPKDFDLEPKGARFFIIKSYSEDDIHRSIKYSIWCSTEHGNKRLDAAYRDAQGPVLLFFSVNGSGHFCGMAEMVSPVDYTASSSVWAQDKWKGQFRVRWVYVKDVPNSQLRHIRLENNENKPVTNSRDTQEVPPEKGRQVLKILHGFRHTTSIFDDFLHYEKRQEEDEQREFPSVPAGGPEPGLLPNLDHLKAAEVMKENKQMPMPTSNHHMQSRYHHQQAW; translated from the exons ATGGCGTCGACATGTGATGCACCACGGCGCCGAGGAGTGCCGGTCGTCCGGAGCGTTATGACAACAGCCTGGCAACGGGTACCGCGGACGTTGCCCCAAAGCCTAG CAGTGAGCAACGGCCCAAAGGACATGGTCAAGGATGAAGAGTTTGACTCATGGCGCAACCAGAACCAGCAGCCCCAGCCAGCTGCGCAGCAGCAGACAACTTACCAGCCCCACCTGTCGACATCGAACCTGGGCGAGCCGTACATCCCCAGCTACTATGCGTCCATGTCATTTCCTTACTTGAACCAGGGCCTTGGTGATGGCGCTTGGAGCAATGGTGGTGACCCTGTTGGTTTCTTCGGCTCCTATGGGGGTCAGATGGGCGCGGGTGGCGAACAACCACCGCAGCATTATGTTGACGGTGGTGCTGGAATGTTCAGTCAGAACAGCTTTGCGGGATACGGCCAGGGCTTTGGCTTCTTCCCAGGCAGTGGTGGCGACTACTCGACATGGGGAACAGCAGCGAGTTCTGGGCAgccggcggcagcggcggcggccgcaAGCAAGGGTTACCCCGAGGAGTACTATCGTGGCGACTACGACCAGACGGGAATGGACCGAGGGCTTAAGCACCTTGAGCAGGGCTTGAGGTCTTTGGCATTGGGTGGTGACAAGGACTTTGCTGGATCCAAGGAGCCGTATGGCAAGGACCCGAAAAAACTGGGGGGTAGTGACAAGAAGTTGTCGTGGGCCTCCGTAGCAAGTCAGCCGGCCAAACCAAAGGCAGTGAAAAGTAAGAGCCCCCTGCTGCCTGCAGCTGCGCCCAGCAAGCACCCAATGGACATTGGCACTTGGGAGGGGAAGAATGGTGCCAAGCCACGGGGCAGTGCTGTGCCGTGGGCGAGCCAGGCGCCGCCGCCTCCAGAGAACAGCTACACGCACCCTGTGCTGGAAAAGCTGCGACATGAGAACAACTACAACCCCAAGGACTTTGATCTGGAGCCGAAAGGGGCGCGCTTCTTCATCATCAAGAGCTACTCGGAGGATGATATCCACCGATCCATCAAGTACTCCATCTGGTGCTCAACAGAGCATGGTAACAAGCGGCTGGATGCTGCTTACCGCGACGCGCAAGGCCCTGTGCTGCTCTTCTTTAGCGTCAATGGGTCAGGCCACTTTTGTGGCATGGCCGAGATGGTGTCGCCTGTGGACTACACGGCCTCTTCGTCAGTATGGGCGCAGGACAAGTGGAAGGGGCAGTTTCGTGTGCGCTGGGTGTACGTCAAGGACGTGCCCAACTCTCAGCTTCGGCACATACGGCTTGAAAACAACGAGAACAAGCCTGTGACCAACTCGCGGGACACCCAGGAGGTGCCTCCAGAAAAGGGCCGCCAGGTGCTCAAAATACTGCACGGCTTTCGGCACACCACGTCCATCTTTGATGATTTCCTCCATTACGAAAAGCGTCAGGAAGAGGACGAACAGCGAGAGTTTCCCTCGGTTCCTGCAGGTGGACCAG AGCCAGGATTGCTACCCAATCTTGACCACTTAAAAGCTGCAGAAGTAATGAAGGAAAACAAG CAGATGCCCATGCCAACAAGCAACCACCACATGCAGTCGAGGTACCACCACCAGCAGGCGTG GTGA
- the Ythdf gene encoding YTH domain-containing family protein 3 isoform X1, producing MASTCDAPRRRGVPVVRSVMTTAWQRVPRTLPQSLAVSNGPKDMVKDEEFDSWRNQNQQPQPAAQQQTTYQPHLSTSNLGEPYIPSYYASMSFPYLNQGLGDGAWSNGGDPVGFFGSYGGQMGAGGEQPPQHYVDGGAGMFSQNSFAGYGQGFGFFPGSGGDYSTWGTAASSGQPAAAAAAASKGYPEEYYRGDYDQTGMDRGLKHLEQGLRSLALGGDKDFAGSKEPYGKDPKKLGGSDKKLSWASVASQPAKPKAVKSKSPLLPAAAPSKHPMDIGTWEGKNGAKPRGSAVPWASQAPPPPENSYTHPVLEKLRHENNYNPKDFDLEPKGARFFIIKSYSEDDIHRSIKYSIWCSTEHGNKRLDAAYRDAQGPVLLFFSVNGSGHFCGMAEMVSPVDYTASSSVWAQDKWKGQFRVRWVYVKDVPNSQLRHIRLENNENKPVTNSRDTQEVPPEKGRQVLKILHGFRHTTSIFDDFLHYEKRQEEDEQREFPSVPAGGPAEPGLLPNLDHLKAAEVMKENKQMPMPTSNHHMQSRYHHQQAW from the exons ATGGCGTCGACATGTGATGCACCACGGCGCCGAGGAGTGCCGGTCGTCCGGAGCGTTATGACAACAGCCTGGCAACGGGTACCGCGGACGTTGCCCCAAAGCCTAG CAGTGAGCAACGGCCCAAAGGACATGGTCAAGGATGAAGAGTTTGACTCATGGCGCAACCAGAACCAGCAGCCCCAGCCAGCTGCGCAGCAGCAGACAACTTACCAGCCCCACCTGTCGACATCGAACCTGGGCGAGCCGTACATCCCCAGCTACTATGCGTCCATGTCATTTCCTTACTTGAACCAGGGCCTTGGTGATGGCGCTTGGAGCAATGGTGGTGACCCTGTTGGTTTCTTCGGCTCCTATGGGGGTCAGATGGGCGCGGGTGGCGAACAACCACCGCAGCATTATGTTGACGGTGGTGCTGGAATGTTCAGTCAGAACAGCTTTGCGGGATACGGCCAGGGCTTTGGCTTCTTCCCAGGCAGTGGTGGCGACTACTCGACATGGGGAACAGCAGCGAGTTCTGGGCAgccggcggcagcggcggcggccgcaAGCAAGGGTTACCCCGAGGAGTACTATCGTGGCGACTACGACCAGACGGGAATGGACCGAGGGCTTAAGCACCTTGAGCAGGGCTTGAGGTCTTTGGCATTGGGTGGTGACAAGGACTTTGCTGGATCCAAGGAGCCGTATGGCAAGGACCCGAAAAAACTGGGGGGTAGTGACAAGAAGTTGTCGTGGGCCTCCGTAGCAAGTCAGCCGGCCAAACCAAAGGCAGTGAAAAGTAAGAGCCCCCTGCTGCCTGCAGCTGCGCCCAGCAAGCACCCAATGGACATTGGCACTTGGGAGGGGAAGAATGGTGCCAAGCCACGGGGCAGTGCTGTGCCGTGGGCGAGCCAGGCGCCGCCGCCTCCAGAGAACAGCTACACGCACCCTGTGCTGGAAAAGCTGCGACATGAGAACAACTACAACCCCAAGGACTTTGATCTGGAGCCGAAAGGGGCGCGCTTCTTCATCATCAAGAGCTACTCGGAGGATGATATCCACCGATCCATCAAGTACTCCATCTGGTGCTCAACAGAGCATGGTAACAAGCGGCTGGATGCTGCTTACCGCGACGCGCAAGGCCCTGTGCTGCTCTTCTTTAGCGTCAATGGGTCAGGCCACTTTTGTGGCATGGCCGAGATGGTGTCGCCTGTGGACTACACGGCCTCTTCGTCAGTATGGGCGCAGGACAAGTGGAAGGGGCAGTTTCGTGTGCGCTGGGTGTACGTCAAGGACGTGCCCAACTCTCAGCTTCGGCACATACGGCTTGAAAACAACGAGAACAAGCCTGTGACCAACTCGCGGGACACCCAGGAGGTGCCTCCAGAAAAGGGCCGCCAGGTGCTCAAAATACTGCACGGCTTTCGGCACACCACGTCCATCTTTGATGATTTCCTCCATTACGAAAAGCGTCAGGAAGAGGACGAACAGCGAGAGTTTCCCTCGGTTCCTGCAGGTGGACCAG CAGAGCCAGGATTGCTACCCAATCTTGACCACTTAAAAGCTGCAGAAGTAATGAAGGAAAACAAG CAGATGCCCATGCCAACAAGCAACCACCACATGCAGTCGAGGTACCACCACCAGCAGGCGTG GTGA